The bacterium genome includes the window GAAATGAACACGAATCTTCCGACGCGCATCCTTACTGCCTCCTCGGCCAGTATGCATGTAGCTTCAACATTGACTTTCTGCAAATCGTCAACACTTGCACCAATAAGTTCCGCAGCGGAATGAATAACCGCATCAAAACCTTTAAGCAGGGAGCGCAGACTGTTACGGTCGGTGAGTTCGAACGTATGCAGTTTGAGCCACGATTGACCAAGCCACTTTCTTGAGCTTGACGCGCGAACAAGGGCGTGTACTTCGAATCCCTCTTCATGAAGCGCGTCGCATATATGAGAGCCCAGGAAGCCGGATGCGCCTGTAACCAGAATCTTTCTTGTCTTTATCATCGTAATATCTCGACTATTGGTAATCCCATGCCCGTACATTGACAGAATAGTCCTTCTATATCCACTGATAAGTCCTGTACCATTCGGTCGTGCGCTTAATGCCTTCGCGAAGAAGCACCTCGGGCCGCCATCCGAGTTCCTTTTGCGCCTTGTCAGAGGAGGCAACCCAGAACTGGGCCTTCATCTCTTTAACCTTATCAGGAGTCAACGGCGTCCGTTTCTTAAGCAGCTTGACTAATATGAATACGGCAACGTCGAGAAGGAAAAAGGGAAGCTTGATAAGGATTCCTTTGCTGCCAAGGGAATCGGAAATCAGGTTATAGAGATACTCCATTGTCACAAGATAATCCATGCCGTCATTGATGTAGTAGAATGATCCGGACTTAACATTCGCGGTTACGGCTGCAACAGCCGCCTTGGCTGCATCGGTTACATAGAGCATCGAGACATAGGTGGGTCTGAACCCCGGATGAGGCTTTATGAAACTGCTAAGCATCTTGAAGACGCCCAGGAGTTCGGTTCCTCGCGGCCCGTAAATAGTCGGAAACCTCAAGCTCACGACTTCTATCCTATCGCGAAAAGAATAAAGCACTTCCTCGGCTTCTTTCTTGCTCTTACCATACCGGGATATGGGGCAATCAGGGTCTTCTTCTGTCTTCGTAATCTTGTCTTCGGTAGGGCCTCCTGCTGCATGGCTCGATATGAATACGAATCTACGCACTCCGGCTTTGATGCATTCCTCGACGAGGTTCTTCGTGCCTTCTACGTTAACCTTGTGATAAATCTCGGTATCTATCTCATTGGTTGCGCCTGCGTTGTGAATTACTGCGTCCATTTGCTTAAGCAGTGAGGCTATATCAGAGCATTCGTTGAGATCAACCGTATGCAGGTTAAGCCAGTAGTACTTAAGCCACTGACGCGAGCTCGTTTCTCGAATAAGGGCGTGCACTTCGTAACCGGCTTCATGCGCAGCCTCGCA containing:
- a CDS encoding NAD(P)-dependent oxidoreductase, coding for MKRSAKKILVTGASGFLGSHICEAAHEAGYEVHALIRETSSRQWLKYYWLNLHTVDLNECSDIASLLKQMDAVIHNAGATNEIDTEIYHKVNVEGTKNLVEECIKAGVRRFVFISSHAAGGPTEDKITKTEEDPDCPISRYGKSKKEAEEVLYSFRDRIEVVSLRFPTIYGPRGTELLGVFKMLSSFIKPHPGFRPTYVSMLYVTDAAKAAVAAVTANVKSGSFYYINDGMDYLVTMEYLYNLISDSLGSKGILIKLPFFLLDVAVFILVKLLKKRTPLTPDKVKEMKAQFWVASSDKAQKELGWRPEVLLREGIKRTTEWYRTYQWI